The Halomicronema hongdechloris C2206 genome includes a window with the following:
- a CDS encoding mechanosensitive ion channel family protein produces MADIHPPQVVAERPWLLWASLIALTAIAAWLLGRLIAVAFNVILKRLLSGEAEVFYSRVIQPQQGLLGNVITLGILDTAILLLLRLGLQVRWYWRLETPLTLIFTLALGWLFSRCFKAYFDTYLLDAALKSGRKTNSELLILGKFLANFAIVVILAIIFGQTHDINVIGLVASLGVGGIAVAFAAQKVLEQLLGGIVIYVDRPFGVDDYIGLPDGTFGRVEAIGLRSTKVRTSGKGTLAIVPNNAVIQTTVENFTGAKKLMAIVHLNIYRSISEEEQALIRQVIIESTRDIFGIDSRSTDIAFRELGPGQTQVQVTFFILGSGEVSMELRRQVLDVASQNLTAQLKTYGISFDIEEPTIYVDSPITV; encoded by the coding sequence ATGGCAGATATCCATCCTCCCCAGGTCGTTGCCGAGCGGCCTTGGCTATTATGGGCTAGTCTAATCGCACTAACAGCCATTGCTGCCTGGCTGCTGGGTCGTCTAATTGCGGTTGCCTTCAACGTCATCCTTAAACGCTTACTGTCTGGCGAGGCGGAGGTGTTCTACAGCCGGGTGATTCAACCGCAACAGGGACTGTTGGGCAACGTGATCACCCTCGGCATTCTAGATACTGCCATCTTGCTGCTGCTGCGCCTGGGGCTGCAGGTGCGCTGGTATTGGCGGTTGGAGACGCCATTGACGCTGATATTCACCCTGGCCCTGGGCTGGTTGTTTTCCAGGTGCTTTAAGGCTTACTTCGACACCTATCTCTTGGATGCGGCCCTGAAGAGTGGCCGCAAGACCAATAGTGAGCTACTCATCCTAGGCAAGTTCCTGGCTAACTTTGCCATTGTGGTGATTCTGGCCATTATCTTTGGCCAGACCCACGACATCAATGTGATTGGTCTAGTGGCCAGCTTGGGAGTCGGGGGGATTGCCGTTGCCTTTGCCGCCCAAAAGGTGTTGGAACAGCTCTTAGGGGGCATCGTTATTTATGTGGATCGGCCCTTTGGTGTCGATGATTATATCGGCTTACCCGATGGCACGTTCGGTCGGGTCGAGGCCATTGGTCTGCGCTCTACCAAGGTGCGGACTTCCGGCAAGGGGACCCTGGCCATTGTGCCTAATAATGCGGTGATCCAGACAACGGTGGAGAACTTCACCGGCGCCAAGAAACTAATGGCCATCGTCCATTTGAATATCTATCGCTCCATCAGCGAAGAGGAACAGGCATTGATTCGTCAGGTCATTATTGAAAGTACCCGCGATATCTTCGGCATTGATTCCCGCAGTACCGACATTGCCTTCCGCGAGCTGGGACCTGGTCAGACCCAGGTACAGGTCACCTTCTTTATTCTGGGGTCGGGAGAGGTATCAATGGAACTGCGCCGCCAGGTACTGGATGTGGCTAGCCAAAACCTAACGGCTCAGCTGAAGACCTACGGTATCTCCTTTGATATTGAGGAACCTACTATCTATGTCGATTCGCCCATCACCGTCTAA
- a CDS encoding DUF4278 domain-containing protein, translating to MQFTYRGTAYQAPIAGIDALETEQTGTFLGRSYKMKQAQVARRQAANALTYRGVRYSR from the coding sequence ATGCAATTCACCTATCGCGGCACCGCTTATCAAGCTCCCATCGCTGGCATCGATGCTCTCGAGACCGAGCAAACCGGTACTTTCCTGGGCCGGTCTTACAAGATGAAGCAAGCGCAAGTGGCTCGGCGCCAGGCTGCCAATGCTCTCACCTATCGCGGCGTTCGCTATAGTCGCTAA
- a CDS encoding HEAT repeat domain-containing protein — MALAIFRGAHKHFPEIYLWIRSLLESKDWPERLGAIQALVKEWKDREDVLLDLEKSVLQDPDWRVRSISMEMLLDFLGAYPSRLKVLNLLGDRAVNDPNEQLRQWAQEQLEKLKMQNTLREGHNPTEFKMEG, encoded by the coding sequence ATCGCTCTGGCTATTTTTCGAGGTGCCCATAAGCATTTCCCAGAGATTTATCTATGGATTAGGTCTCTTTTAGAATCTAAGGACTGGCCAGAACGCTTAGGTGCAATTCAAGCCCTGGTGAAAGAATGGAAAGATCGCGAAGATGTTTTACTCGACTTAGAGAAAAGTGTGCTTCAAGATCCAGACTGGCGTGTGAGAAGTATATCAATGGAAATGTTGCTAGATTTTTTAGGTGCATATCCAAGCCGGTTGAAGGTTCTAAACTTATTAGGTGATCGTGCAGTCAATGATCCTAATGAACAACTACGACAATGGGCACAGGAGCAGCTAGAGAAATTAAAAATGCAAAATACCCTGCGGGAAGGGCACAACCCTACAGAATTCAAAATGGAAGGTTAA
- a CDS encoding type II toxin-antitoxin system HicA family toxin, translating into MPKRGKGSHERWKHPRLPKTLTIPGKDGDDVPRYLEKQVAQLLAELEALEKEENS; encoded by the coding sequence TTGCCAAAGAGAGGTAAGGGCAGCCATGAGCGGTGGAAGCATCCGCGCTTACCCAAAACACTCACAATTCCTGGCAAAGACGGTGATGATGTTCCACGCTATTTAGAAAAGCAGGTGGCACAACTATTAGCCGAATTAGAAGCTCTTGAGAAGGAGGAAAACTCATGA
- a CDS encoding DUF2834 domain-containing protein has protein sequence MFWSRLRQAIYAALTIIGFVWTNYYLVQFIIATTGDFSLANLGQFDMAVFSQQAFANAASSFVGIDVLMGLLASITLIVAEGRRLQMKVWGLYIVLMFAISFAVGLCLFLFMRERTLAQQQAAA, from the coding sequence ATGTTCTGGAGTCGCCTGCGGCAAGCCATCTATGCCGCCCTGACGATCATCGGCTTCGTCTGGACAAACTATTACCTGGTGCAGTTCATCATCGCCACCACCGGTGACTTTTCCCTGGCCAACTTAGGGCAATTTGATATGGCCGTCTTCAGCCAGCAGGCCTTTGCCAATGCTGCGTCCAGCTTCGTCGGCATTGATGTGTTGATGGGCTTATTGGCCAGCATCACCCTGATCGTGGCGGAGGGCCGGCGGCTGCAGATGAAGGTTTGGGGCCTTTATATCGTGCTGATGTTTGCCATTTCCTTTGCCGTCGGCCTCTGTCTGTTTCTGTTCATGCGCGAGCGCACCCTGGCCCAGCAGCAAGCCGCTGCCTAA
- a CDS encoding O-acetyl-ADP-ribose deacetylase: MPPPWPHRIQIIQGDITHQAVDAIVNAANESLLGGGGVDGAIHRAAGPELLAECRTLGGCPTGQAKITQGYHLPAQWVIHTVGPVWRGGQHQEDDSLANCYRNSLALAREHAIGTIAFPAISAGVYGFPLERATDIAIATVRAYLEKHTMPEAVHFICFGDEAYRTYQAVFSAQSAS; the protein is encoded by the coding sequence ATGCCTCCTCCCTGGCCCCACCGCATCCAAATCATTCAAGGCGATATCACCCACCAGGCAGTCGATGCCATCGTCAATGCCGCCAATGAATCCCTACTGGGCGGTGGCGGTGTCGATGGGGCCATTCACCGAGCCGCTGGCCCCGAACTCCTAGCCGAGTGCCGCACCCTGGGAGGATGCCCCACCGGGCAGGCCAAAATCACCCAAGGCTATCACCTGCCCGCCCAGTGGGTAATCCATACCGTCGGGCCAGTGTGGCGTGGCGGTCAGCACCAGGAAGATGACTCGTTGGCCAATTGCTACCGCAACAGCCTGGCTTTAGCCAGGGAGCATGCCATAGGCACCATTGCCTTTCCCGCCATTAGTGCCGGTGTCTATGGGTTTCCGCTGGAGCGGGCGACCGACATTGCGATCGCAACGGTGCGGGCCTACCTAGAGAAGCACACCATGCCGGAGGCGGTTCACTTCATTTGCTTCGGCGATGAGGCATACAGGACCTACCAGGCAGTCTTCTCGGCGCAATCGGCATCATAG
- a CDS encoding mechanosensitive ion channel family protein, translating to MNWQDIARVLQLDFPEIPKLAVFFISLLLALLIGRYTPGIVRLIIRRFSPNQVTDLYENLIDPIRGAFKLAGTLILVSLSMAWLQPEYQSLFNFFSPFVDLGVIAGVAWLASRLFRQFVRVYGIDLLKKLGREADELLLVVETLVNVIIGFISVLAFAQSQRFNLIGLMASLGIGGLAVAFAAQKILEQLLSTVVLYLDRPFVPGEYIRLQDKQLGRVESIGLRSTKIRTAAKSTLIIVPNSTLMSMDIENVSRAKKVMVLLYMDFTKPLTDEDAALVRQVVSEGTDAVFGIDPGSTSIAFTGPPGREELNGARQRARVTFFILGSNENSIQLRKRLLELANETIAQRLSGYGIKFTVQEPTMYVESPVTM from the coding sequence ATGAACTGGCAAGACATCGCACGGGTATTGCAGCTGGATTTCCCTGAAATTCCGAAGCTGGCTGTCTTTTTTATTTCGTTATTACTGGCCCTGTTAATCGGTCGATATACCCCGGGCATTGTTCGGTTGATTATCCGCCGCTTTTCCCCCAATCAGGTTACGGATCTCTATGAAAACCTGATCGACCCGATTCGGGGGGCCTTTAAACTGGCGGGGACCCTGATCCTGGTGTCGCTGTCGATGGCCTGGCTGCAGCCGGAGTACCAGAGTCTGTTTAATTTCTTCAGTCCATTTGTGGACCTGGGCGTGATTGCCGGCGTCGCCTGGCTAGCCTCACGTCTGTTTCGTCAGTTTGTGCGCGTCTATGGCATCGACCTGCTGAAGAAATTGGGGCGGGAGGCCGATGAATTACTGCTGGTGGTGGAGACCTTGGTCAATGTGATCATTGGCTTCATTTCGGTATTGGCCTTTGCCCAGAGTCAGCGCTTCAATCTGATTGGCTTGATGGCCAGTTTGGGAATTGGGGGGTTAGCGGTCGCCTTCGCCGCCCAGAAAATCCTGGAGCAGCTCCTCAGTACGGTGGTGCTGTATTTGGATCGGCCCTTTGTGCCGGGAGAGTATATTCGCCTGCAAGATAAGCAATTGGGCCGGGTAGAGTCCATTGGCCTGCGCTCGACCAAGATCCGCACGGCGGCCAAGAGCACCCTGATCATCGTGCCCAACTCCACCCTGATGAGCATGGACATCGAAAATGTCAGCCGGGCGAAGAAGGTGATGGTCTTGCTCTATATGGACTTCACTAAGCCTCTGACCGATGAAGACGCGGCCCTGGTGAGACAGGTGGTCTCGGAAGGGACGGACGCGGTGTTTGGCATCGATCCCGGCAGCACCAGCATTGCCTTTACCGGGCCGCCGGGGCGGGAAGAGTTGAATGGGGCCCGCCAGCGGGCTCGGGTCACCTTCTTTATCCTCGGCTCCAATGAAAATTCGATTCAGTTGCGCAAGCGGCTGCTGGAATTAGCCAATGAGACCATTGCCCAGCGCCTTAGTGGCTATGGCATCAAGTTTACTGTGCAGGAGCCGACGATGTATGTGGAGTCGCCGGTGACGATGTAA
- a CDS encoding IS5 family transposase, translated as MGQQGFWDIEERQQKLEQKKAVLNRLNQLVPWETFRPILMQIREKPRKSQAGRNPTDVLLLFKMLVLQKLYNISDDELEYQVNDRLSFMQFLGLGLEDRVPDATTVWLFREQLQQHGLVEALFEQFGAYLQGAGYAAKDGQIVDATLIPVPKQRNTREENQTLKQGEVPVEWQETPHQLAQKDVDARWTKKNGTSHYGYKNHINSDAGFKLIRRYSVTDASVHDSQVLGELLDADNSGDGLWADSAYLSVLIVEVLKLIGFEPHINERAYRNRPLSEAQKTANRERSKTRARVEHIFGDVVTSMGGKVVRSIGLARAQTQLGLKNLVYNLKRFVCLETQRAASAELAR; from the coding sequence ATGGGACAGCAGGGATTCTGGGATATCGAAGAGCGCCAGCAAAAACTGGAGCAAAAGAAGGCGGTACTGAATCGGTTGAATCAACTGGTGCCGTGGGAGACCTTTCGTCCGATTCTGATGCAGATTCGAGAGAAACCGCGCAAAAGCCAGGCCGGTCGTAACCCCACCGATGTCCTGTTACTCTTCAAGATGCTGGTGCTGCAAAAGCTATACAACATCAGCGATGACGAACTGGAATATCAGGTCAACGACCGACTGTCCTTCATGCAATTTCTCGGTTTGGGGCTTGAGGATAGAGTCCCGGATGCAACGACGGTGTGGCTCTTCCGAGAACAGTTGCAGCAGCACGGCTTGGTGGAGGCGTTGTTCGAGCAGTTTGGAGCCTATCTGCAAGGGGCAGGCTATGCCGCCAAGGATGGGCAAATTGTGGATGCGACCTTGATTCCAGTTCCCAAACAACGCAACACCCGTGAGGAGAACCAAACCCTCAAGCAGGGTGAGGTTCCCGTTGAGTGGCAAGAGACCCCTCATCAGCTCGCGCAAAAAGATGTTGACGCCCGATGGACGAAGAAAAATGGAACGTCCCACTACGGCTACAAAAACCACATCAATAGTGATGCCGGCTTTAAGCTCATTCGCCGTTACAGCGTCACCGATGCGTCGGTCCATGACTCGCAGGTCTTGGGCGAGTTGCTCGATGCGGATAATAGCGGCGATGGACTTTGGGCCGATAGTGCGTATCTCTCCGTGCTGATTGTCGAGGTGCTGAAATTGATAGGGTTTGAGCCGCATATAAATGAACGGGCCTATCGCAATCGCCCCTTAAGCGAGGCCCAGAAAACCGCGAATCGAGAGCGCTCCAAAACCCGTGCCAGAGTGGAGCACATCTTCGGAGATGTCGTCACCAGCATGGGTGGCAAGGTGGTGCGCAGCATCGGGTTAGCCCGTGCCCAGACCCAGCTAGGTCTGAAAAATCTGGTGTATAACCTGAAGCGGTTTGTGTGTCTCGAAACCCAACGTGCTGCATCGGCTGAACTGGCAAGATAA
- a CDS encoding restriction endonuclease subunit R: protein MASVIPASQVSIADLERRYGLREAPDANFFVEWHTGLGDLTELEKQYLDRVKGHFTRLLKSPPLLENSVKMVVLSPLLDMAGFYDDPFHIRSEVSVDVTAEDENEVIRGKIDVLVLKERLWILALEAKRSDFDVTVATGQALAYMLDNPEPDRASFAMISNGQNVLFLKLTQTPQPQYSNSRLFSLWNPGNDLYQVLQIMKTLGRVVMAAP from the coding sequence ATGGCCAGCGTTATTCCCGCCAGTCAAGTGTCTATCGCTGACCTCGAAAGGCGCTATGGCCTGAGGGAAGCACCTGACGCGAACTTCTTTGTCGAGTGGCACACTGGGCTAGGAGACCTTACAGAGCTGGAAAAGCAGTATCTTGATCGGGTTAAAGGTCATTTCACCCGCCTGCTTAAAAGCCCGCCTCTGCTGGAAAACAGTGTCAAGATGGTGGTGCTGTCGCCCCTATTAGACATGGCGGGTTTCTATGATGACCCGTTTCACATTCGCTCAGAGGTCAGCGTTGATGTGACCGCTGAGGATGAGAACGAAGTCATTCGCGGCAAGATCGATGTCTTGGTGTTGAAAGAACGACTCTGGATTCTGGCCCTAGAAGCAAAGCGCAGTGATTTTGACGTAACGGTGGCAACGGGGCAGGCGTTGGCCTACATGCTAGACAATCCTGAGCCGGATCGAGCCAGCTTTGCCATGATCAGCAATGGTCAGAATGTATTATTTCTAAAACTGACGCAGACCCCTCAACCTCAATACAGCAATTCCCGCCTGTTCTCGCTTTGGAATCCGGGAAACGATCTCTATCAGGTGCTGCAAATCATGAAGACCCTAGGCCGGGTGGTAATGGCAGCTCCCTAG
- a CDS encoding NACHT domain-containing protein encodes MLELLAIPTGLELSKVVLSQVLDLAKPVLEGYVQDFFRDCLDSGVARLQAETLKRPMAEAVGFFLQRFIKELQFNEVPDTSIRHHYQAVLKRFVRDPAVCTSLGQAFETGRKRIDHTQLERIWIERYQVTGWQFPAEDFDWRGVAKEYVIQVKGIVKADTELRAILEADLLQEIADNTARLSPGFDVAKYRHSLQTSYGYLKLYTLDSTYQADTIHLWRLFIEQTVRAALPPIRYDLPLDLKRQLQQDGHLEADLSAEALDLYRREYFQQPARKVLAAVADSQHAVILGDPGSGKSTLLQFLALDWVEGKTEVLPLLIELREYVLAQATNFLDFLHCGSGADWQFDQQHLHQHLLENPALVMFDGLDEVFDRPTQAAVIDDIIRFAQQYPLARVLVTSRIIGYNPERFQHAGFRQFTIQALDETEIHEFIDRWYDLSMGSDPDKGRLKQRLKDAVANSKAIQNLADNPLLLTMMAILNRRQELPRDRADLYDQASRVLLYHWDVDHKRLNLPMDAIARREKQEMLRLIRIVTDYLRDQGFSDPREKANVLIQQLRERNFILCYRGADTYGFMHRPSWNTSAPSKSSTASKNNAPSASKNSAMRSLASTGKTKPGTKS; translated from the coding sequence ATGTTGGAACTCTTAGCCATCCCCACCGGCCTTGAGCTTAGCAAAGTCGTGCTGAGTCAGGTGCTCGACCTCGCCAAACCCGTCCTGGAAGGCTACGTGCAGGACTTTTTTAGAGACTGCCTAGATAGCGGCGTGGCTCGGCTGCAGGCAGAGACTCTGAAGCGACCCATGGCCGAGGCTGTCGGCTTTTTCCTGCAGCGATTTATCAAGGAACTGCAGTTCAACGAGGTGCCCGACACCAGCATCCGCCACCATTACCAGGCGGTCCTAAAACGATTTGTGCGGGACCCGGCGGTCTGTACCAGTCTCGGCCAAGCCTTTGAGACTGGCCGCAAAAGGATTGATCACACCCAACTGGAGCGTATTTGGATAGAGCGCTACCAGGTAACCGGCTGGCAGTTTCCCGCCGAGGATTTCGACTGGCGCGGAGTCGCTAAGGAATATGTGATTCAGGTGAAAGGCATCGTCAAGGCCGATACCGAGTTGCGGGCCATCCTAGAGGCTGATCTGCTGCAGGAAATTGCTGACAATACGGCCCGACTCTCACCGGGCTTTGATGTGGCTAAGTATCGCCACAGCTTGCAGACCAGCTATGGCTACTTGAAGCTCTACACCCTCGACAGTACCTATCAGGCCGATACCATTCACCTCTGGCGCCTGTTCATTGAACAAACCGTGCGCGCAGCTCTGCCCCCGATTCGCTACGACCTGCCCCTGGACTTGAAGCGTCAACTGCAACAAGACGGCCACCTTGAAGCCGACTTATCTGCCGAAGCGTTAGACCTGTATCGCCGCGAGTATTTTCAGCAACCTGCCCGCAAGGTATTGGCAGCAGTCGCCGACTCTCAGCATGCGGTCATCCTGGGCGATCCGGGTTCCGGCAAGTCCACATTGCTACAGTTTCTGGCTCTGGACTGGGTGGAAGGCAAAACCGAGGTGTTACCGCTGCTGATCGAGCTGCGGGAATATGTCCTAGCCCAGGCTACTAACTTCTTAGACTTTCTCCACTGCGGCAGCGGTGCAGACTGGCAATTTGACCAGCAGCACCTCCATCAGCACTTGCTGGAGAATCCTGCCCTGGTCATGTTCGACGGTCTGGACGAAGTATTCGATCGCCCTACCCAAGCCGCCGTCATCGACGACATCATCCGCTTTGCCCAGCAATATCCCTTAGCGCGGGTTTTGGTCACCTCCCGCATCATCGGCTATAACCCGGAACGCTTCCAGCACGCTGGGTTCCGCCAATTCACGATTCAAGCGCTAGATGAGACGGAAATCCACGAGTTCATCGACCGCTGGTATGACCTCTCAATGGGCAGCGATCCAGACAAGGGGCGGCTGAAACAGAGATTGAAGGATGCCGTTGCCAATTCCAAAGCCATCCAAAACCTGGCCGACAATCCTCTGCTGCTGACCATGATGGCCATCCTGAACCGACGCCAGGAATTGCCCCGCGACAGAGCCGACCTCTATGACCAGGCATCCCGAGTGCTGCTGTATCACTGGGATGTGGATCACAAGCGGTTGAATTTGCCGATGGATGCGATCGCACGGCGGGAAAAACAAGAAATGCTGCGCCTCATCCGCATTGTGACCGATTACCTGCGTGACCAGGGCTTCAGCGACCCCCGCGAAAAGGCCAATGTGCTGATTCAGCAATTGCGGGAACGCAACTTCATCCTCTGCTATCGCGGCGCTGACACCTACGGCTTCATGCACCGACCTTCCTGGAATACTTCTGCGCCGTCGAAATCGTCCACCGCTTCGAAAAACAACGCACCCTCAGCTTCGAAAAACTCCGCGATGAGGTCTTTGGCCAGCACTGGCAAGACGAAACCTGGCACGAAGTCTTAA
- a CDS encoding diacylglycerol/polyprenol kinase family protein — protein MANPLLQDGLATLVTFVLALSWLKLMDGLAYRGLLQQTLSRKLIHIGTGPLFILCWPLFSDQGGARYWAALVPLTFTAKFLAIGLGWLVDAAAVQSMTRNNQPQEILRGPLYYGVVMVICTVLFWRQSPLGILALMMMCGGDGLADIVGRRWGRHKLPFSPEKSWAGSTAMFVASVLFGWGALQLFSALGYGQLGGGPGQVAIAPLLLIAAVATLVEALPFKDIDNLTLPLTVLVLGQMVLPG, from the coding sequence ATGGCCAATCCCCTGCTGCAGGATGGGCTGGCTACTCTGGTGACCTTTGTCCTGGCCCTGAGTTGGCTGAAGCTGATGGATGGCTTGGCGTATCGGGGCCTGCTCCAGCAGACCCTGAGCCGCAAGCTGATTCACATCGGCACCGGCCCCTTGTTCATCCTCTGCTGGCCCCTCTTTAGTGATCAGGGGGGGGCGCGCTATTGGGCTGCCTTGGTGCCGTTGACTTTTACGGCTAAGTTTCTGGCCATTGGCCTGGGCTGGCTGGTCGATGCGGCGGCGGTGCAGTCCATGACCCGCAATAATCAGCCGCAGGAAATTCTGCGGGGGCCGCTCTATTACGGCGTCGTCATGGTGATCTGTACGGTGCTGTTCTGGCGGCAGTCGCCCCTGGGCATCTTGGCCCTGATGATGATGTGCGGTGGCGATGGCTTGGCCGATATCGTCGGCAGGCGCTGGGGCCGCCATAAACTCCCCTTTAGCCCCGAGAAGAGTTGGGCCGGTTCTACGGCTATGTTTGTCGCCAGCGTTCTATTTGGCTGGGGCGCACTGCAGCTGTTTAGTGCCCTGGGCTATGGACAACTGGGGGGAGGGCCAGGACAAGTTGCGATCGCACCGCTCCTGTTGATTGCCGCCGTCGCCACCCTGGTAGAGGCTCTGCCCTTCAAAGACATCGATAACCTCACCCTGCCGCTGACAGTCCTAGTGCTGGGGCAGATGGTGTTGCCAGGTTAG
- a CDS encoding plasmid pRiA4b ORF-3 family protein has translation MANSKKSETVPKAMASKFNRIVELTDEFARQHLNQEYAELIRQATAALCRKRPSPLQKGQAKTWAGGITHAIGMVNFLFDRSQTPHVSASDLYQWFGIAASTGQGKSKLVRDTLNMRQFDPDWCLPSRVEDNPLIWMLSVNGMIVDIRKAPLGAQVEAFRKGLIPYIPGHKDESEAIAELLQAPSAPPAGKRTNSKSATTSSAETHPPTTEEALQAVYVLDVILIDGPVTDEFIEENPQVIRRIEIRGDQTLAELHDAIFAAFDREEEHLYEFQLKGTGPNDPDADRYGLASASQDGFGSRPASDVARTPIGSLNLTIDEPFGYWFDFGDDWWHQVQVMAIQAPQPQVSYPRITERIGASPPQYAEF, from the coding sequence ATGGCTAACTCCAAAAAGTCTGAAACCGTTCCCAAGGCAATGGCCAGTAAGTTCAACCGTATCGTTGAACTCACCGATGAATTTGCTCGGCAACATCTGAACCAGGAATATGCCGAACTCATTCGTCAGGCCACTGCCGCCCTCTGCCGTAAGCGACCTTCTCCCCTGCAAAAGGGACAGGCCAAGACCTGGGCCGGTGGCATCACCCACGCCATTGGCATGGTCAACTTTCTCTTCGATCGGTCTCAAACTCCCCACGTCAGTGCCAGTGACCTCTACCAGTGGTTTGGGATCGCAGCCAGTACCGGGCAAGGGAAGTCAAAGCTGGTGCGGGATACACTGAACATGCGGCAGTTTGACCCCGATTGGTGTTTGCCCAGTCGCGTCGAGGATAATCCCTTGATCTGGATGCTGTCGGTGAATGGAATGATCGTGGACATCCGCAAAGCCCCCCTAGGGGCCCAGGTAGAAGCCTTTCGTAAAGGGTTAATTCCCTACATCCCCGGGCATAAAGACGAGAGCGAGGCGATCGCAGAACTCCTGCAAGCACCATCTGCTCCGCCTGCTGGCAAACGCACCAACTCCAAATCTGCAACGACTTCTTCAGCAGAAACTCACCCGCCGACTACTGAGGAGGCCCTACAGGCCGTGTATGTGTTGGATGTAATTTTGATCGACGGTCCCGTCACCGATGAATTTATTGAGGAAAATCCTCAGGTGATTCGCAGGATCGAAATCCGAGGCGATCAGACCCTAGCGGAGCTCCATGATGCGATCTTTGCGGCCTTTGACCGCGAAGAGGAGCACCTGTATGAGTTTCAGTTGAAAGGAACCGGGCCCAATGATCCAGATGCTGACCGCTATGGGTTAGCCTCAGCCTCCCAGGATGGTTTTGGCAGTCGACCCGCCAGCGATGTGGCCCGCACCCCAATTGGCAGCTTGAATTTAACCATCGATGAACCGTTTGGCTATTGGTTTGATTTTGGCGACGATTGGTGGCATCAGGTGCAGGTGATGGCGATTCAGGCCCCTCAGCCGCAGGTTAGCTATCCTCGAATTACCGAACGCATCGGGGCCAGCCCACCGCAATATGCTGAATTTTAG
- a CDS encoding type II toxin-antitoxin system HicB family antitoxin translates to MSQYSMVIQWSDEDQLFLVTIPEFADRGIMPCTPGETRAEAIRQGEDVIEMYLEAWQQEGQPIPKPDTLQAG, encoded by the coding sequence ATGAGTCAATACAGCATGGTTATTCAATGGTCAGACGAAGATCAGCTTTTCTTGGTCACCATTCCCGAATTTGCTGATAGGGGCATCATGCCCTGCACCCCTGGCGAAACCCGTGCAGAGGCCATTCGCCAGGGGGAAGACGTTATCGAGATGTATCTAGAGGCTTGGCAGCAGGAGGGACAGCCCATTCCTAAACCCGATACCCTTCAGGCTGGTTGA
- a CDS encoding DM13 domain-containing protein, protein MSRTHLVAYGLIAGVTPVLVLVNSLLGPARMSSMSVQRFRSMATSGQRLIQDPVDRLGVAYTVMSRASTSYPQARIVTEKGQLFLELYQPFTMPSQTPSLMLILDRAAVPRGEHPPLDDSVVLGELHASAGMQRYPIPESVEIRQYLSVMIWCPDLDAIMGYAPLTFAV, encoded by the coding sequence ATGTCCAGAACCCATTTGGTTGCTTACGGCTTGATTGCTGGTGTGACTCCGGTGTTGGTCTTGGTCAATAGTCTGTTGGGTCCAGCAAGGATGTCGTCGATGTCGGTGCAGCGGTTTCGATCGATGGCGACATCTGGGCAACGGCTGATTCAGGACCCGGTTGACCGCTTAGGGGTTGCCTACACCGTGATGTCGAGGGCATCGACTTCCTATCCCCAGGCTCGCATCGTTACCGAGAAGGGACAGCTATTTCTAGAGCTCTATCAGCCCTTTACCATGCCGAGCCAAACCCCGAGCCTGATGCTGATTTTAGATAGGGCTGCGGTCCCAAGGGGCGAGCACCCTCCCTTAGATGACTCTGTTGTCCTGGGAGAGTTGCATGCCTCAGCGGGGATGCAGCGATACCCAATCCCTGAGTCGGTGGAGATTCGTCAGTACCTGTCGGTGATGATCTGGTGCCCTGATTTAGATGCAATCATGGGCTATGCGCCCTTGACCTTTGCGGTGTAG
- a CDS encoding MGMT family protein yields MSRTYDRIYHVVRQIPPGQVATYGQVAELAGLIGQPRLVGYALYRVDMETSDVPWQRVINAKGEISHSQRRHGSDHRQRSLLAAEGVAFTAQGKVDLKRYRWRPRELPLPPGLGSS; encoded by the coding sequence ATGTCTCGCACCTACGATCGCATCTACCACGTTGTTCGCCAGATCCCACCAGGGCAAGTGGCTACCTATGGTCAAGTGGCTGAGCTGGCAGGACTCATCGGTCAGCCCCGTCTGGTGGGCTACGCCCTTTACCGGGTGGATATGGAAACCAGCGATGTACCCTGGCAGCGAGTGATCAACGCCAAGGGAGAAATTTCCCACTCCCAGCGACGCCATGGCTCCGACCATCGGCAGCGTAGCCTGTTGGCAGCGGAGGGCGTTGCATTTACCGCCCAGGGCAAAGTTGATCTGAAACGCTACCGTTGGCGACCTAGGGAGCTGCCATTACCACCCGGCCTAGGGTCTTCATGA